From Pontibacter actiniarum, a single genomic window includes:
- a CDS encoding RagB/SusD family nutrient uptake outer membrane protein, whose amino-acid sequence MNLHITRFLIGLGLGLSLVLATSCDDIIDVEPVYEKEKVTVFKNLNEFEYALTGAYALFRQTGYYGNGSATTGAFSVLPDMMGTNLVETNEELGNYITQTDWVYVADDSDIALTWQAAYYIINQANQVLSNNIEQFKTADEKRVNLLRGQALAIRGLVHFDLLRYWGVSYERNSTALGIPYKTTTNQEEMPSRLSVKESYDKILADLKEAEILLGDVDKAINIGSNKSYIDQLAVKAMLARVSLYARNYEEAEAYATAVIHAYPLASKADFPEIWKDASASEVIWSVAYSAGQGSPSNSLYYAANNRNGYRPSATLEAMYDKANDIRFDAYFGSAERAGTERRIVNKHMGRGTAKDNLVNWKVFRTGEMYLIRAEARAMQAGRESLGLEDLNTLRTARINNYAPVALSGQDLIDAIAVERQKELFAEGHQWFDLKRTTRIISRTDCGSASQCTLEPDSRAWAWPVPQGEIIANMNIRSQQTPGYN is encoded by the coding sequence ATGAATCTACATATAACTCGGTTTTTAATTGGCTTAGGCCTGGGCTTATCTCTTGTTTTGGCTACAAGTTGCGACGATATCATTGATGTAGAGCCTGTGTATGAGAAGGAAAAAGTCACTGTTTTCAAAAATTTGAACGAGTTCGAATATGCTCTGACAGGAGCCTACGCGCTGTTCCGTCAGACGGGCTACTACGGTAATGGATCTGCTACAACAGGCGCGTTTTCCGTCTTACCAGATATGATGGGAACGAACCTTGTGGAAACGAACGAAGAGCTGGGCAACTACATCACCCAGACAGACTGGGTGTATGTGGCCGATGACAGCGATATTGCCCTTACCTGGCAAGCGGCTTATTATATCATTAACCAAGCTAATCAGGTATTAAGCAATAACATTGAGCAGTTTAAGACAGCAGATGAAAAGCGCGTTAACCTGTTGCGTGGGCAGGCGCTAGCAATCAGAGGACTTGTACATTTTGACCTACTGAGGTACTGGGGTGTAAGCTACGAGCGAAATTCAACAGCACTCGGTATTCCGTACAAGACGACAACAAATCAAGAGGAAATGCCATCAAGACTTTCTGTAAAGGAATCATACGATAAAATTTTGGCTGACCTGAAAGAAGCGGAAATACTTTTGGGTGACGTTGACAAGGCAATAAATATAGGATCTAACAAGTCTTACATAGATCAGCTGGCAGTAAAAGCTATGCTTGCCCGTGTAAGCCTGTATGCCAGAAACTATGAGGAAGCAGAGGCTTATGCTACCGCGGTGATACATGCGTACCCACTGGCTTCAAAAGCAGATTTTCCTGAAATATGGAAAGATGCGTCTGCCAGTGAGGTAATATGGTCTGTAGCCTACAGTGCAGGGCAGGGCAGCCCGTCAAACAGCCTTTACTATGCCGCCAACAACAGAAACGGGTACCGACCCTCTGCAACGTTGGAGGCGATGTATGACAAGGCCAATGACATCAGGTTTGACGCTTATTTCGGCTCCGCAGAAAGGGCAGGTACTGAGAGAAGAATTGTTAACAAACACATGGGCCGGGGCACGGCGAAGGATAACCTGGTAAACTGGAAGGTGTTCAGAACCGGAGAGATGTACCTGATACGGGCAGAGGCCAGGGCGATGCAAGCGGGGAGAGAATCACTAGGCTTAGAGGACTTGAATACCCTGCGGACTGCCAGAATCAACAATTATGCACCTGTAGCACTTTCTGGGCAGGATTTGATCGATGCAATCGCTGTCGAACGTCAAAAGGAGCTGTTTGCAGAAGGGCATCAGTGGTTTGACTTGAAACGTACCACGCGCATCATAAGCAGAACAGACTGTGGTAGTGCCTCGCAGTGCACCTTAGAACCAGATTCCAGGGCATGGGCTTGGCCAGTACCTCAAGGGGAGATTATAGCCAATATGAAC
- a CDS encoding SusC/RagA family TonB-linked outer membrane protein — protein MKKILLLVFTVGLFMAQHALAQSRTVSGKVTDQEDGQALPGVAVVLKGTPTGTSTGVDGTYSIDVPANHADATLIFKFVGMVEQEIVVGAKKVIDVALQTDAKQLAEVVVTGYTTQNKREVSGSIATVNAEEVSQVPLASFDQALQGKAPGVLIQAQSGQPGAPAAVTIRGKGSIVGTNSPLYIVDGVQIMADDFSTLNPADFSTFNVLKDAAATSLYGSRGANGVIVITTKRGVAGKTRINYNVQYGYSKAPENRLEVMDTNQKLDYELANGNPYGWTEEDLSKLRKVNTDWEDVFFRTGKTVNHTLSASGGNDHTVYYLSGSVFDQTGTVENTGLQRYTGRANIDSRAGDFSFGLNATLGYSEFTNTIENNSVVTTPLNAIRWTNPYETPYDEQGNYTEIMSGQPNALQELLENQYLRQQLKGVGNAYVSYAVPFWEGLTLKTSWGGDFTANEVNNFIDPSTATGRAQTGRSGSLTRTYAKAFRYTGTTSAAYTKTFGIDHRLGVALFNEVVRYKGNNFGFTGYGLGGAFDNEAGVTPGTADNGYIPAVNGSGSVNALVSYFADVQYGFKERYFLNLGARRDGSSRFGSDRRYANFGSVGLSWIVTDEGFMAGLRDNVLNELKLKASYGSAGNQALETDFASRELFARAVYNGVSGLLQTQLANPMLQWERRTTLNAGFELATLQGRLRVTGEFYNALTSDLFLNRQLSRTSGYSSLVTNVGELRNRGVEMSLEGDLLQLKDFTWSATISLTYNKNEITKLVGNDSEIENGIYINRVGEPMNSLYLVRYAGVNPTTGDPQFYTKEGEVTSVYNPNDRVVVGSVEAPLFGGFGTSVNYKGFELSAFFSFVRGNKVYNNDRANIENPQYLYDNLATSMLTEWRKPGDITQIPRWDATWYNDATTRMVESGDFLRLRNVNVSYALPKSLTGRMHVESIKVFAQGQNLKTWTGFAGFDPEVSTGILSGAQYPALRTVTFGLNIGF, from the coding sequence ATGAAAAAAATATTACTGTTAGTTTTTACTGTTGGGCTCTTTATGGCGCAGCATGCCTTGGCCCAAAGTAGAACGGTCTCAGGAAAGGTCACGGACCAGGAAGATGGCCAGGCCTTACCAGGCGTTGCGGTGGTCCTGAAGGGTACACCCACCGGAACAAGTACAGGGGTGGACGGCACCTACTCGATCGATGTGCCTGCCAATCATGCGGATGCCACCCTTATTTTTAAGTTTGTAGGCATGGTGGAACAGGAGATAGTCGTAGGTGCAAAAAAGGTGATAGACGTGGCCTTACAGACCGATGCCAAGCAATTAGCCGAAGTAGTTGTTACGGGATACACAACACAGAACAAGCGTGAAGTGTCAGGCTCCATTGCCACCGTAAATGCAGAGGAAGTCAGCCAGGTTCCACTAGCGTCTTTTGACCAGGCACTACAGGGAAAAGCGCCAGGTGTGCTCATTCAGGCGCAATCCGGCCAGCCAGGTGCACCTGCAGCTGTTACGATCAGGGGGAAGGGTTCTATTGTGGGAACCAACTCTCCGCTATACATTGTAGACGGCGTGCAAATAATGGCAGATGACTTCTCTACGCTAAACCCGGCAGACTTTTCTACTTTTAATGTGTTAAAGGATGCGGCCGCAACTTCCTTATACGGTTCGAGGGGAGCTAACGGTGTCATTGTTATTACCACGAAACGGGGAGTAGCAGGTAAAACACGCATCAATTACAACGTACAGTACGGTTATTCGAAAGCTCCTGAAAACAGGCTGGAGGTAATGGACACGAACCAGAAGTTAGACTATGAGCTTGCGAATGGAAATCCTTACGGATGGACGGAAGAAGACCTCAGCAAGCTCAGGAAAGTTAACACAGATTGGGAGGATGTGTTTTTCAGAACCGGTAAAACCGTTAACCACACGTTAAGCGCTTCAGGCGGAAACGATCATACGGTGTATTATTTGTCAGGATCTGTTTTTGACCAGACAGGCACAGTTGAAAACACAGGCTTACAGCGTTACACAGGCCGGGCAAATATCGACAGCAGGGCAGGGGACTTTAGCTTTGGACTGAATGCTACCCTGGGGTATTCAGAGTTTACCAACACAATAGAAAATAACTCTGTAGTGACAACACCTCTGAATGCCATCAGGTGGACAAACCCTTATGAGACGCCCTATGATGAACAGGGAAACTATACCGAGATCATGTCTGGGCAACCTAATGCACTGCAGGAGCTTCTTGAAAACCAATATTTAAGGCAGCAACTGAAAGGTGTGGGTAACGCCTATGTAAGCTATGCCGTGCCTTTTTGGGAAGGGTTAACGCTCAAAACAAGCTGGGGAGGCGACTTTACTGCCAATGAAGTGAATAACTTCATTGATCCCTCTACTGCGACAGGGCGTGCCCAGACAGGGCGCTCGGGTAGTCTAACCAGAACCTACGCCAAGGCATTCCGCTATACCGGAACCACGTCAGCCGCTTACACCAAAACCTTTGGCATCGACCACAGGTTGGGTGTTGCTCTTTTCAATGAGGTGGTACGTTACAAAGGCAACAACTTTGGCTTTACTGGCTACGGCCTTGGCGGCGCGTTCGATAATGAGGCCGGAGTCACACCTGGTACTGCCGACAATGGCTATATTCCGGCTGTAAATGGCAGTGGATCTGTAAACGCCTTGGTTTCCTACTTTGCAGATGTGCAATATGGTTTTAAGGAACGGTATTTCTTGAACCTTGGAGCACGCAGAGACGGCTCGTCCAGGTTTGGTTCTGACCGTCGTTATGCCAATTTTGGCTCAGTCGGTCTAAGTTGGATTGTCACGGATGAAGGTTTCATGGCCGGTTTACGCGATAACGTACTCAATGAGCTTAAGCTGAAAGCAAGCTATGGCTCTGCGGGCAACCAGGCGCTGGAAACAGATTTCGCCTCCAGAGAATTGTTTGCGCGTGCCGTCTACAATGGTGTAAGTGGTCTGCTGCAGACCCAACTGGCAAACCCGATGTTGCAATGGGAAAGAAGAACTACGCTGAACGCCGGTTTCGAGTTAGCCACGCTCCAAGGAAGACTGAGGGTAACAGGGGAGTTCTACAACGCCCTGACTTCTGACCTGTTCCTGAATCGTCAGCTTTCCAGAACATCGGGTTATTCGTCCTTAGTGACCAACGTTGGAGAGTTGCGCAACAGAGGGGTTGAAATGTCTTTGGAAGGAGACCTGTTGCAATTAAAAGACTTTACCTGGAGCGCCACCATAAGCCTTACCTACAATAAAAATGAGATTACCAAGCTAGTCGGGAATGACAGCGAGATTGAAAACGGCATCTACATAAATCGTGTGGGTGAACCTATGAACTCGCTTTATCTGGTACGCTATGCAGGCGTGAACCCAACTACCGGAGATCCACAGTTTTACACCAAAGAGGGGGAGGTAACCAGTGTGTACAATCCTAATGATCGTGTTGTTGTAGGGTCCGTTGAAGCCCCGCTCTTCGGTGGGTTTGGAACCTCTGTCAATTACAAAGGGTTCGAGTTAAGCGCCTTTTTCAGCTTTGTGAGAGGAAACAAGGTCTACAATAACGACCGCGCCAACATTGAAAACCCACAGTATCTGTACGATAACTTGGCAACGTCTATGCTGACAGAGTGGAGGAAGCCGGGTGATATTACCCAAATACCACGTTGGGATGCCACCTGGTACAACGATGCTACGACCAGGATGGTAGAGTCCGGTGATTTTCTTCGATTGCGCAACGTGAACGTTTCCTATGCACTTCCGAAAAGCCTTACTGGCAGGATGCACGTGGAAAGTATCAAAGTGTTTGCACAGGGACAGAACCTAAAGACCTGGACAGGTTTTGCAGGTTTCGACCCGGAAGTTTCCACAGGTATTTTATCCGGCGCACAGTATCCGGCCCTGCGCACAGTAACCTTTGGCCTAAACATCGGATTTTAA
- a CDS encoding helix-turn-helix domain-containing protein, producing the protein MSTLSSSLEAEIRPKGLGLKFTINGLETYWLHKKPFGISNGKYLLVNESVPAMDVVIKNTSTLGVCVDVDVQLVNDLLHQLFSPNDLENYNNLSRYLLSPELFVREAVAGEPLKTLLNQFAAISVSKNFSRPGLELIYELITLLIQDNLSFITPYYRLQATKLSTRKELYRRVLLGKEALDDSIYSQLSITEVADISCLSEFRFYRLFKQCFGVSPYHYLIKRRIGSSIELKKQGLTWNEIAHILNFSDLAAFSNCFKKIKGVPPSKFTP; encoded by the coding sequence ATGAGCACACTTTCCTCCTCCCTAGAAGCAGAGATACGCCCTAAAGGCCTTGGATTAAAATTCACCATCAATGGTTTAGAAACCTATTGGCTTCATAAGAAGCCATTTGGGATCTCTAACGGGAAATACCTTCTGGTAAATGAGTCCGTGCCTGCTATGGATGTTGTCATCAAGAACACTTCTACTTTAGGTGTGTGCGTAGATGTTGATGTTCAGCTAGTGAATGACCTGTTACACCAGCTCTTTTCCCCAAATGATTTAGAGAACTACAACAACCTTAGCAGGTATCTGCTGTCCCCAGAGCTATTTGTAAGAGAAGCTGTGGCAGGGGAGCCGCTGAAAACACTCTTAAATCAGTTTGCTGCTATTTCGGTTTCAAAAAATTTTTCGAGGCCTGGTCTAGAACTTATTTATGAACTCATAACACTGCTCATACAAGATAATTTAAGCTTCATTACCCCATACTACAGGTTACAGGCTACAAAGCTGTCAACACGCAAAGAGCTGTACAGAAGAGTCTTGTTAGGCAAGGAAGCCCTTGACGATAGTATCTATTCTCAATTGAGCATAACAGAGGTTGCAGATATCAGTTGTTTGTCAGAATTTCGATTTTACCGACTCTTTAAGCAGTGCTTTGGCGTTAGCCCTTACCACTATTTGATTAAGAGGAGAATTGGCAGCAGCATTGAGCTTAAAAAACAGGGCCTAACATGGAACGAAATTGCTCATATACTCAACTTTAGCGACTTGGCAGCCTTTAGCAATTGCTTCAAGAAAATTAAGGGCGTCCCTCCGTCAAAGTTTACTCCTTAA
- a CDS encoding alpha/beta fold hydrolase, with protein MKSLCSLLLLLGIIFTPHAEAQELKRRAFLGLYTAPLPDSLATVHRLENGVLVTAVAPGSTASALGIDKHDIVLSINKKQLSTPGDVTALNKTLYPDQVITAQLLRDGKRKNLKAKTVGRPVNKPDHASITYGQVPFREGQLRTITYTPANVTKSPAILFIPGFPCRSIDDYGNTPYEQLIEGWNDLGYVVMLVEKPGLGDNENTQDCMQIDLYTEIEAFEQGLLELKRLPEVDPENIFIFGHSMGGIVAPVISQKHSLKGVMVYGSPYRPWFEFAAEMFRFQKPLTGTDYVASEETLRQLHHVLYRYFVLRQHPSAIAAADPAYAKILQEEFQYHGGDEFWSRDYRYWQQIDEINLTKAWAETDEHVLSIWGEYDFQVVNAEDHKRIAEIVNHYHPGHATFLTMPKTNHSFIRVPGMAEGVEQMNKRDLEYNRTHFNTKLVQDTDAWMKKVMTSKRE; from the coding sequence ATGAAATCACTTTGTTCTCTTTTACTCCTGCTAGGTATAATTTTCACTCCTCATGCTGAAGCACAGGAGTTAAAGCGCCGAGCTTTTCTGGGGCTTTATACCGCTCCACTCCCCGATTCACTGGCAACAGTGCATAGGCTGGAGAATGGAGTGCTTGTAACAGCTGTTGCGCCTGGTTCGACTGCCAGTGCTTTAGGAATCGATAAACATGATATTGTACTCTCGATCAATAAAAAACAACTAAGTACACCAGGCGACGTAACAGCGCTCAATAAGACGCTTTACCCTGACCAGGTGATAACAGCACAGCTTCTGCGTGACGGCAAAAGGAAAAATTTAAAAGCCAAAACAGTAGGCAGGCCTGTGAATAAGCCTGACCACGCAAGCATCACGTACGGCCAGGTGCCGTTCAGAGAGGGGCAGTTAAGGACCATCACCTACACCCCTGCAAATGTGACCAAAAGCCCTGCCATCCTCTTTATTCCCGGCTTTCCGTGCCGTTCTATTGATGATTACGGCAACACTCCCTATGAGCAGCTTATCGAAGGCTGGAACGACCTTGGCTATGTGGTTATGCTTGTAGAAAAACCAGGCCTGGGCGACAATGAAAACACCCAGGACTGTATGCAGATTGACCTCTACACAGAGATAGAGGCTTTCGAACAGGGCCTATTGGAACTGAAGCGCCTCCCAGAGGTAGACCCTGAGAACATCTTTATTTTCGGCCACTCTATGGGGGGGATTGTTGCGCCTGTTATCAGTCAGAAGCATAGCTTGAAAGGCGTTATGGTATACGGTAGCCCGTACCGCCCCTGGTTCGAGTTTGCTGCAGAGATGTTCCGCTTTCAAAAGCCGCTAACAGGCACAGATTATGTAGCCAGTGAGGAAACGCTGCGACAGCTGCATCATGTACTTTATCGCTATTTCGTTCTGAGGCAGCACCCAAGCGCCATTGCCGCTGCCGACCCTGCCTATGCAAAAATCTTACAAGAGGAGTTCCAGTACCATGGCGGAGATGAATTTTGGTCACGAGACTACCGTTATTGGCAGCAGATTGACGAAATAAACCTGACCAAAGCCTGGGCCGAAACAGATGAGCATGTACTTTCTATATGGGGCGAATATGATTTCCAGGTAGTTAACGCAGAAGACCACAAACGAATTGCCGAGATAGTAAACCACTATCACCCTGGTCATGCCACCTTTCTAACCATGCCAAAAACGAATCACTCCTTTATCAGAGTGCCAGGTATGGCCGAGGGCGTAGAACAAATGAACAAGCGTGACCTGGAGTATAACAGGACCCACTTCAACACAAAACTTGTACAAGATACAGACGCCTGGATGAAAAAAGTGATGACCAGTAAACGGGAATAA
- a CDS encoding YybH family protein, with protein MKKSISSIMTCLFICFTSVTLGAGASPKKEQELNAFLQAYVDATNSHDFANVQPLLKSEAVYWFNKNESEGIDALKVNFEGTWNYLPDEVYGIENIRWLSVEKKSATCIYEYTYRGTHDGKPIQGRGRGTSVLVKQNRKWRIAHEHLSVPQ; from the coding sequence ATGAAAAAGAGTATCTCCAGCATTATGACATGCCTGTTCATTTGTTTCACCTCCGTAACCTTAGGCGCGGGGGCCAGTCCAAAGAAAGAGCAGGAACTTAATGCCTTCCTTCAGGCCTATGTGGATGCGACCAATTCACACGACTTCGCCAATGTACAGCCCCTCTTGAAGTCCGAGGCGGTATACTGGTTCAATAAGAATGAAAGCGAAGGCATTGATGCCCTCAAAGTTAACTTTGAGGGCACATGGAATTACCTGCCTGACGAAGTCTACGGCATTGAAAATATTAGATGGCTTTCTGTTGAGAAGAAGAGTGCCACCTGCATTTACGAGTATACCTACCGGGGTACACATGATGGAAAACCAATCCAAGGCAGAGGACGCGGGACCAGCGTGCTGGTGAAGCAGAATCGTAAATGGCGTATTGCACATGAGCATCTCTCTGTACCTCAGTAA
- a CDS encoding peptidase, with translation MRKITLSLGLFALQAFQQPATAGRTPLLTYQVNLNDRTDDHFKVTLDVKGLKPEHNMYQFAATAPGTYQTMDMGRFVRNFKAYDKRGRELQVKQVSTNQWQLSTPAKVRRITYQIAETWDTPVEKNRIYAMCGTSLEKDHALINGQGVFGYLQGLQAAPIRIKLQYPHEWQVGTALTKDKEGYYVAASFDHIVDSPILAGTLTKAETKFRDTTIDIYTYSKTGLIKSQDLLNNMTDMLEAANTFVVDFPVDRYTFLYHFENETWGAWEHSYSSEYIYKEAPLTPTYANQLTDVAAHEFFHIITPLNIHSELIEQFNFVTPTPSQHLWLYEGTTEWASDMMRLRGKMIDLPAYLEDMTEKLIFDDRMDKNYSLHKLSLTSYTPEGQKQYGNIYHRGAVVAALLDIRLLELSEGRRGLREVVNELSKDYGPKKAFSEAEFFSVFASKTYPEIEDFFNRYVKGAEALPLSDYFNKLGIVYHESAKTGAMKPYVGYGFAVADENIVFAKVDEKLQEMGLQNGDVLVAFNGINITFENAQQEVKKLSAAKKGDINTYTVLRNGNKLEVKTTVLEKEEEVRHQFKINEAATPKQLALRNRWMTNL, from the coding sequence ATGAGAAAAATTACGCTATCCCTGGGGCTATTTGCGCTGCAGGCCTTTCAACAACCTGCTACGGCTGGCAGAACACCGCTCCTAACCTACCAGGTAAACCTGAATGACCGGACCGACGACCACTTTAAAGTAACCCTGGATGTAAAAGGGCTCAAGCCAGAGCATAATATGTACCAGTTTGCAGCGACTGCCCCGGGAACTTACCAGACGATGGATATGGGTCGCTTTGTCCGCAACTTTAAAGCTTATGACAAAAGAGGCCGAGAGCTGCAGGTAAAACAGGTAAGCACGAACCAGTGGCAACTTAGCACCCCTGCCAAAGTACGCAGGATCACTTACCAGATTGCCGAGACCTGGGATACACCTGTTGAGAAAAACAGAATATACGCCATGTGCGGCACATCCCTGGAGAAAGATCATGCGCTGATTAACGGACAAGGAGTATTTGGCTACCTGCAAGGTCTGCAGGCAGCACCCATACGCATTAAACTGCAGTACCCACACGAGTGGCAGGTGGGCACTGCTCTAACCAAGGATAAGGAAGGCTACTATGTTGCTGCCAGTTTTGACCACATAGTTGATTCTCCTATACTGGCCGGTACGCTAACCAAAGCTGAAACTAAGTTCAGAGATACCACCATAGACATCTACACGTACTCCAAGACAGGTTTAATCAAGTCGCAGGACCTCCTAAACAATATGACAGACATGCTGGAAGCAGCCAACACTTTTGTGGTTGATTTTCCTGTGGACCGCTACACGTTCCTCTATCATTTCGAAAACGAAACCTGGGGTGCCTGGGAGCACTCCTACTCTTCAGAGTATATTTACAAAGAAGCACCGCTTACACCTACCTATGCCAACCAGTTGACGGATGTGGCAGCCCATGAATTCTTCCACATCATTACCCCACTTAACATTCACAGTGAACTGATCGAGCAGTTTAACTTTGTTACTCCTACCCCTTCACAGCATTTGTGGCTCTATGAGGGGACCACGGAATGGGCCTCTGACATGATGCGGTTAAGAGGGAAAATGATTGACCTGCCAGCCTACCTGGAGGATATGACGGAGAAACTCATTTTCGATGACCGCATGGACAAGAACTACAGCCTGCATAAACTGAGTCTTACGTCCTATACACCGGAAGGCCAGAAGCAGTATGGTAATATTTACCACCGCGGGGCCGTCGTGGCAGCCCTTTTGGATATCCGGCTTCTAGAGCTGTCGGAGGGGAGGCGAGGCCTCCGGGAAGTAGTCAATGAGCTCTCAAAGGACTACGGTCCCAAGAAGGCGTTTTCAGAGGCTGAGTTCTTCAGCGTGTTTGCCTCCAAAACATATCCTGAGATCGAAGACTTCTTTAACCGTTATGTGAAAGGAGCTGAGGCCTTACCTCTTAGCGATTACTTCAATAAACTGGGTATCGTCTATCATGAATCAGCCAAAACAGGAGCAATGAAGCCTTATGTCGGCTATGGATTCGCCGTAGCAGACGAAAATATAGTTTTTGCTAAAGTAGATGAGAAGCTGCAGGAAATGGGTTTACAGAACGGTGATGTCCTGGTGGCGTTCAACGGCATAAACATAACATTTGAAAACGCACAACAAGAGGTTAAGAAGCTATCCGCAGCAAAAAAAGGCGATATTAACACCTACACAGTTCTTCGCAACGGTAATAAGCTGGAAGTAAAGACTACCGTTCTGGAAAAGGAAGAGGAGGTGAGACACCAATTTAAGATAAACGAAGCTGCAACCCCAAAGCAGTTGGCTCTCCGAAACCGCTGGATGACTAATCTATAA
- a CDS encoding transposase yields MVVDTLGLMIMVIVHRADISERRGGSYLLLRLASRVADFGRLRVFFADQGYGGQRMRDWVRSTFRELGWRLQIVDRIHKKAFVALPKRWIVERTFGWFNLYRRLSKDYECSTKSAETMIQITMIHIMLKKLSK; encoded by the coding sequence CTGGTGGTGGACACGCTGGGGCTGATGATCATGGTGATTGTGCACCGGGCCGACATCAGCGAGCGGCGGGGAGGCAGCTATCTGCTCCTGCGGCTCGCCTCCAGGGTAGCCGACTTCGGCAGGCTCCGTGTCTTCTTCGCCGACCAGGGTTACGGCGGGCAAAGGATGCGGGACTGGGTCAGGAGCACCTTCAGGGAACTGGGCTGGAGACTTCAGATAGTGGACAGGATTCACAAGAAGGCTTTTGTGGCCTTGCCCAAACGCTGGATTGTGGAGCGTACCTTCGGCTGGTTTAACCTCTACCGAAGGCTTTCCAAAGACTATGAATGCAGCACCAAGTCAGCCGAGACCATGATACAGATTACCATGATACACATCATGCTTAAAAAATTATCTAAATGA
- a CDS encoding IS5 family transposase, whose protein sequence is MQSQYQRLTDSQWDIVKESLPIHRNRKHSLRVIADAIFWCLRLGNQWRNLPTELFPKWQLVYYYFSRWKADGTLERLNFSLNQLERGRVGKEASLSLLSIDSQSVKVAPFVSAETGVDGNKKINGRKRHVITDTLGLVWGVVVHAANNADGAVAERVVDPLRGYLHRMEKILADAAYEKVFLDWVSENLLGVELEISSKPPGSEGFVPVKWRWVSERTFGLFNFSRRLDKDHEKTTKSAEAWVLWQNCQLIINRIN, encoded by the coding sequence ATGCAATCTCAGTATCAGAGACTCACTGACTCGCAATGGGATATTGTGAAGGAATCACTTCCCATCCATCGGAATCGCAAACACTCGCTCAGGGTTATTGCCGACGCCATCTTCTGGTGCCTTCGCCTTGGCAATCAGTGGCGCAACCTGCCCACGGAGCTCTTTCCCAAGTGGCAGTTGGTGTACTACTACTTCAGCAGGTGGAAAGCGGACGGCACACTGGAAAGGCTGAACTTCTCGCTCAACCAGCTGGAGCGGGGAAGGGTCGGCAAAGAAGCCTCGCTCAGCCTGCTAAGCATTGACAGCCAGTCAGTAAAGGTGGCTCCTTTCGTCAGTGCGGAGACGGGCGTGGACGGCAACAAGAAGATAAACGGCCGCAAGCGCCACGTGATAACTGATACGCTGGGCCTGGTGTGGGGTGTGGTGGTGCACGCAGCAAACAATGCTGACGGGGCCGTGGCCGAGCGGGTGGTGGACCCGCTGCGGGGTTACCTGCACCGCATGGAGAAGATACTGGCAGACGCGGCCTATGAGAAGGTGTTCCTGGACTGGGTCTCGGAGAACCTGTTGGGGGTGGAACTGGAGATATCCTCCAAGCCTCCTGGCTCGGAGGGCTTTGTGCCTGTCAAGTGGCGGTGGGTCAGCGAGAGGACCTTTGGCCTGTTCAATTTCTCCCGAAGGCTCGACAAAGACCATGAAAAGACCACCAAAAGCGCAGAAGCATGGGTATTATGGCAGAATTGTCAGCTCATTATTAACCGGATTAACTAA
- a CDS encoding JAB domain-containing protein gives MEKATKSPAIYRVAEVKLSYRNRVKPSERPQVTCSTDSYKVLKESWDSDKLEFIEQFKVLLLNRANRVLGVYELSTGGVAGTVADPKLIFVAALKACASGIILSHNHPSGNLKPSTADLQLTKKIKQGGELLDIAVLDHIILTSENYYSLADEGLL, from the coding sequence ATGGAAAAGGCAACTAAATCCCCAGCCATCTACCGCGTAGCCGAAGTAAAGCTCTCCTACCGCAACCGCGTCAAGCCCTCTGAAAGACCACAGGTTACTTGTTCAACAGACTCCTACAAGGTGCTTAAAGAGAGTTGGGACTCAGACAAACTAGAATTTATCGAGCAGTTCAAGGTACTGCTGCTCAACCGCGCTAACCGGGTGCTGGGCGTCTACGAGCTCTCCACTGGGGGCGTGGCCGGTACCGTCGCCGACCCCAAGCTCATCTTTGTGGCCGCGTTAAAAGCTTGCGCCTCGGGCATCATTCTCTCCCACAATCACCCCTCCGGTAACCTCAAACCCAGCACAGCGGACCTACAGCTGACCAAGAAGATCAAGCAGGGCGGCGAGCTACTGGACATCGCGGTACTGGACCACATCATCCTCACCAGCGAAAATTACTATTCGCTGGCAGATGAGGGGCTGTTATAG